The bacterium genome contains a region encoding:
- the atoC_3 gene encoding Regulatory protein AtoC yields MSLRILVIDDEQLVGHTVQEALKAHGHDVRRAETAKAGLALSEELEPDLVLLDHLLPDAKGIDLIASFTKHPSHPAAVIIITARADAKSAVQALQEGAWDYLVKPLILDDLVAKASRFEKLKRLERATQPDPSEASLAGWTPQQPLLRTAVRLAREAAQTDQPVCILGEPGTGRHRLARLIHQASNRANDGFFSWSASQDPERQIEHLAQLVGAEPGQLKAGSPRMRGVLAEAGRGTVVIREVQALPAAFQSVLNQLLDNRTFQPLGGVITSFPGRLILTGGPSLESVGVGDLRIAPELRQQLLGRHILLPPLRDRQQDFMQLLLELTQELNEEYGRSVRGIEPAAVVALMNYPWEGNVGELRLVLSRIWPKVESARLLRKELPAEFLRNSQRAPLTGQIPTLAEVEQQHITRVLDLCQGNQTRAARLLGVARSTLINKMKQYADEGSTLSK; encoded by the coding sequence ATGAGTCTCCGGATTCTCGTCATCGATGATGAACAACTGGTGGGGCATACGGTCCAGGAAGCCCTGAAAGCCCACGGCCACGATGTGCGTCGCGCTGAAACGGCGAAAGCGGGCCTCGCCCTGAGTGAAGAGCTGGAGCCCGACCTCGTGCTCCTTGATCATCTGTTGCCAGATGCTAAAGGCATCGACCTGATCGCCTCCTTTACAAAGCACCCCTCGCATCCAGCGGCCGTCATCATCATCACGGCCCGGGCGGATGCGAAATCAGCCGTACAGGCGTTGCAGGAGGGGGCCTGGGACTATCTGGTCAAGCCCCTGATCCTGGACGATCTGGTAGCGAAAGCATCGCGCTTCGAGAAACTGAAGCGGCTGGAGCGGGCGACTCAGCCTGACCCTTCCGAGGCCTCCCTGGCGGGCTGGACTCCCCAGCAGCCCCTGCTCCGCACCGCGGTCCGTCTGGCGCGGGAAGCCGCGCAAACCGATCAGCCAGTCTGCATTCTGGGTGAGCCGGGTACCGGCCGGCATCGTCTGGCGCGCCTGATTCATCAGGCTTCTAATCGTGCCAACGATGGGTTTTTCTCGTGGAGCGCTTCGCAGGACCCGGAACGTCAGATCGAGCATCTGGCGCAACTGGTCGGGGCGGAGCCTGGCCAGCTCAAGGCGGGCAGTCCCCGGATGCGTGGGGTGCTGGCGGAGGCTGGTCGCGGCACGGTCGTGATTCGCGAAGTCCAGGCTCTCCCAGCGGCGTTCCAGTCCGTGCTCAACCAGCTCCTGGACAACAGAACGTTTCAGCCTCTGGGTGGGGTGATCACCTCTTTCCCGGGACGCCTGATCCTGACGGGTGGTCCCAGTCTTGAGTCTGTCGGGGTGGGGGACCTCCGGATCGCCCCAGAACTCCGGCAGCAGTTACTCGGACGCCACATCCTCCTGCCGCCATTGCGGGATCGTCAGCAAGACTTCATGCAGCTCTTGCTGGAACTGACGCAGGAACTCAACGAGGAATACGGGCGCTCGGTGCGGGGCATCGAGCCGGCGGCGGTCGTGGCCCTGATGAATTACCCCTGGGAAGGGAATGTCGGCGAACTCCGGCTGGTACTCAGCCGTATCTGGCCCAAAGTGGAATCTGCGCGGCTGCTCCGCAAGGAGTTGCCAGCAGAGTTTCTGCGGAACAGCCAGCGGGCCCCGCTGACCGGGCAGATCCCGACGCTGGCCGAAGTCGAGCAACAACACATCACCCGGGTACTGGACCTCTGCCAGGGGAACCAGACCCGGGCGGCTCGGCTTTTGGGAGTCGCGCGGAGTACTCTGATCAATAAGATGAAGCAATATGCCGATGAAGGATCTACGCTATCGAAGTGA